A genomic segment from Candidatus Pacearchaeota archaeon encodes:
- a CDS encoding alkaline phosphatase family protein → MKGIFIIIDGLGDLPCILLNNKTPLEAARTPNLDIIARKSKLGYMYSIKEGVVPESDSAILSLFGCDYYVGYRGSLEALGSDIEIKHGDLAIRTNFATIDNLENKEIVDRRAGRNLTTKEALILAKEINKKVKLQCKFIFKPTIQHRGVLVLKGGFSDNITNTDPAYHKEGKSQLSNKFKFSMPLDEEDITHFTANIVNDFIEKSHKVLEEHLINKERKKKGLLPANIILTRDASIDLPNVKKLKKWASMVYMPLEIGISKALNIIPFTFSYPELKSYDVYENLNNALKIACNYAIKVIKKQFKKYDYLYIHFKEIDVPGHDNKPLEKKAMIEILDKNFFSYIVKFLNKFNVKLLVTADHSTPCSLRGHSDDAVPVLYYNKEIQIEKEQRFTEKDSKKGDLGKLYGKELLKKTGFT, encoded by the coding sequence ATGAAAGGAATATTTATAATAATAGATGGTTTAGGAGATTTACCTTGTATTTTATTAAATAATAAAACTCCATTAGAAGCAGCTAGAACTCCTAATTTAGATATTATAGCAAGAAAGAGCAAATTAGGATATATGTATAGCATAAAAGAAGGGGTTGTTCCTGAGTCAGATTCTGCTATTCTTTCTTTGTTTGGTTGCGATTATTATGTTGGTTATAGAGGAAGCTTAGAAGCTTTAGGTTCTGATATAGAGATAAAACATGGTGATTTAGCAATAAGAACTAATTTTGCAACTATAGATAATTTAGAAAATAAAGAGATAGTAGATAGAAGAGCGGGAAGAAATTTAACAACAAAAGAAGCTTTAATTTTAGCAAAAGAAATAAATAAAAAAGTAAAGTTGCAGTGTAAATTTATTTTTAAACCAACTATTCAGCATAGAGGAGTTTTAGTATTAAAAGGAGGTTTTTCTGATAATATAACAAATACAGATCCCGCATATCATAAAGAAGGAAAATCTCAACTATCAAATAAATTTAAATTTTCTATGCCATTAGATGAAGAAGATATAACTCATTTTACAGCAAACATAGTAAATGATTTTATAGAAAAATCTCATAAGGTATTAGAAGAACATCTTATTAACAAAGAAAGAAAAAAGAAAGGATTACTGCCTGCAAATATAATTTTAACAAGAGACGCTTCTATTGATTTACCTAATGTAAAAAAATTAAAAAAATGGGCATCTATGGTTTATATGCCATTAGAAATTGGAATAAGCAAGGCTTTAAACATTATACCATTTACATTTAGTTATCCTGAATTAAAAAGTTATGATGTTTATGAAAATTTAAATAATGCTTTAAAAATAGCATGTAATTATGCAATAAAGGTAATAAAAAAACAATTTAAGAAATATGATTATTTATATATTCATTTTAAGGAAATAGATGTTCCTGGTCATGACAATAAGCCATTAGAAAAAAAAGCAATGATTGAGATTTTAGATAAAAACTTTTTTTCCTATATTGTTAAATTTTTAAATAAATTTAATGTTAAATTATTAGTTACAGCAGATCATTCAACACCATGTTCTTTAAGAGGCCATTCTGATGATGCGGTGCCTGTTTTATATTATAATAAAGAAATACAAATAGAAAAAGAACAAAGATTCACAGAAAAAGATTCAAAAAAAGGAGATTTAGGAAAACTATATGGAAAAGAATTATTAAAAAAAACAGGATTTACATAA
- the rpl44e gene encoding 50S ribosomal protein L44e (protein component of the ribosomal E (exit) site that binds newly deacylated tRNAs after peptide bond formation; contains a zinc finger motif), whose protein sequence is MKKPKKINRYCPYCNKKTEHKVILISSGHKRGAMKRGAIERARKRGLGRGYGNLGKYGSKPAVTKFKRKTKSTKKTNFMYTCTICNKSHYQKKGKRSGKIQVGEGGK, encoded by the coding sequence ATGAAAAAACCAAAAAAAATTAATAGATATTGCCCTTATTGTAATAAAAAAACAGAACATAAAGTTATTTTAATTAGCTCTGGCCATAAAAGAGGTGCAATGAAAAGAGGAGCAATAGAAAGAGCTAGAAAACGTGGTTTAGGTAGAGGATATGGTAATTTAGGAAAATATGGTTCTAAGCCAGCTGTAACAAAATTTAAAAGAAAAACAAAATCAACAAAAAAAACAAATTTTATGTATACTTGTACTATTTGTAACAAAAGTCATTACCAAAAAAAAGGAAAAAGATCTGGAAAAATACAAGTAGGAGAAGGAGGAAAATAA
- a CDS encoding transglycosylase SLT domain-containing protein produces MKCNYDKERERKNTENKILIYLFVLLFVFLNIDLIKAYSLSNPNQVEFSQPDLINYYSKIGFDYKEVWPYYGDTEKCEATQDFIVNVVPGSCMPSVVRSDLLEEQNVPVFCKIVATKINPLIKTDKIKSVRIKVNNQSNIIAGASYFPSKSSIGATTNTITNPIFTDLGYVVINLKKQKSEKDMPNEVNASLTAIIEYDVENALGIGKDNTYYLPLLENEEWNSEYTNYGFWKGKGYLRLEDINENKAMVSIYSDKSNVYKKITLDKGKESSIIYIPGFYCKAGLIIKYIDQELPKERALIEYDGIETWVYENEKVGECTINKIDRNLNQIELRCAGKNYFLSIGFSNYVKINNEEKKIGQNLKEKDFLLYYGIKKENNQQKEFIVIAKNVSDINIKDGKIKTEKLESIKKGINSKTKLEWEKFKEAIKKDTATELGIQQNNILIIEKSKTEESYTFNEPVIIEKADYEENTNNINDYFSKAKDYVDIIVKDYGKEKIDAGEYAGEYYGALALYELAETAKIIGKQKTQIELLNKLIDQYSDSKLVNKVQDEIAKSSLLDFSSSSLFFEHQGETHLITLKNIKYPNKEEVSAKFDIYDNEGRIKKSYTDIGLVGLGEIIYQDENISIILGSIEKESAKISYKYKTKENEWIEKEIKVNLNEQNPKLIQEGNIKIKLVDINANYLAKIKLIPKTNFGRTETNFAVSIGIEKRAIKLTPEKTKERIENINKTLEQVEKISNNLNNVVKTWTKTCIATATILNIKNMFANIGGKATARTYVMTSKGGWNERCAELVVKGEHKSLDECFYKNKDKINKDVEKVTEIINEINQKIESAQSSGNTQKEIAKNLTQYFYQEIKNDNNLNQTFNSINTINDLIEKGYLTVYDMREIIFYSKTKNASIPLEENKINSLVEQIKKLKENDERENSISKEFENVGYKGAIPIFLSDNARKINAKIIEKNESKYVTIVKNNCLYAVPVRLLGEGSSEYIINSNEFNNGELSSINTSCEKLKYNDIKDIIFVSSGECKNTYQIINKKIAVYDTEPFKGMPKLVPFDLKQGWYIATKPSLSFLGATSSKPYSSSGMLSTFYLCNVGSNGKEEFESGGDDICTRIDMNSNQPLDQLPCALSQNEAKQLIIKGINTVEKVSKAYLNGEKGIIIDGNYFVFERAVNIPNGNCYDYMSVEDCAILFNVCDPVMCPASRCNLGGTWPTQNVIQEGIIGSLVLCLPNFGSPSEGKVLVPVCLTGVNAGLQAYSSLLKAHRDCLQENLNTGRMVGMCDEIYSIYLCDLTWRQLVPLLRYGFPKFLGLLAGKSTSYGGGEYLTINDAWKNMENSFNYFTNYYGINVMQAFKERTTKNIQTEICKSFISANYPSVSDVFDKLAEPPSPVQFYATLDQIPYTDVTTTETTHYKVYYHIYAGKDSGVYYSIYLKATSASTQFFNLKETMLVTTGYVKQGEYASETKDFLGPAGYDELCVKINNQEKCGFKQVTTDFTINYLKDKYVEQQVKNKEINSEEECVYGTSSYYSLANLNLQEGISSYTNPDISNIGIIRVCSTGEPSKDIYSSASKEGRWIAVGWCDKSKNIKCWLDTESVKNAIQNIELRNQTIKTLQEYEKEVFEKLKQQEGIVFNEEQNYKELKEKDKSKEPSNDYLQKLKEFLQKSSLDNRKAELLYNTYKIYENLVKEEYKKYTLRKIVSVIAEDIKEGKSQNGQTSLDNNQLSYEDEKNNGEKIKILKSRKETGLYFNYPAGDLYLDRKFLGTDFFVEDVQIGYFDIIGNLNLIKDYEKELKNLDLIKKDLESVYNLYIQEKCFLEEEPLYYPLEPDYNYITNNVIVGYAISSTTQNKEKKFCLKCSEGCKSNYELNSVYKKRYEEYKEYFNKYAKKNLPEGFDEESFKALLAAIVSAESKMGYQLDLEKSNKNKAIYIKNDTHFAGYKNTINKGPDSQLSLLSSELKSAFEGKNSYYLYNQCSNLKDEYQKAFCIIYIFKYKLSQGEIKDKNLLYFYSLRIIDYSGIYRDYFCSNKKKTSSSEEENEISNEEKERIKKIIENVKNYGIDGDNKKCKCVDYCEDISENILKYSKENGIDPLLTLAVIIQESECKKDVSIGSSYGLMQISFNKWKDKFNLKSKEELKDTEINIKIGTAILKEMYDAYKNGKQFSNACSEEYRSKIYYGWQAALRGYNGWKCNPKYPEQDKYVEQVWSRYEKLKEIEKELS; encoded by the coding sequence ATGAAATGTAATTATGATAAAGAAAGAGAAAGAAAGAATACAGAAAATAAGATATTAATTTATTTATTTGTACTTCTATTCGTTTTTTTAAATATAGACTTAATAAAAGCATATTCTCTTTCTAATCCAAATCAAGTAGAATTTTCTCAACCAGATTTAATAAATTATTATTCTAAAATCGGTTTTGATTACAAAGAAGTTTGGCCTTATTATGGAGATACAGAAAAATGTGAAGCTACCCAAGATTTTATTGTTAATGTTGTTCCTGGAAGTTGCATGCCTTCTGTTGTGAGAAGTGATTTATTAGAAGAGCAAAATGTTCCTGTTTTTTGTAAGATTGTTGCAACAAAAATAAATCCTTTAATAAAGACAGATAAGATAAAAAGTGTAAGAATAAAAGTTAATAATCAAAGTAATATAATAGCTGGAGCAAGTTATTTTCCTTCTAAATCCTCTATAGGTGCTACTACTAATACAATAACTAATCCAATTTTTACAGATTTAGGATATGTGGTTATTAACTTAAAAAAACAGAAATCAGAAAAGGATATGCCAAATGAAGTTAATGCTAGTTTAACAGCAATAATAGAATATGATGTAGAAAATGCTTTAGGTATAGGAAAAGATAACACTTATTATTTACCTTTATTAGAAAATGAAGAATGGAATTCAGAATATACTAATTATGGTTTTTGGAAGGGAAAGGGTTATTTAAGATTGGAAGATATTAATGAAAATAAAGCAATGGTTTCTATATATTCTGATAAAAGCAATGTCTATAAAAAAATAACTTTAGATAAAGGAAAGGAATCTTCTATAATATATATTCCAGGTTTTTATTGTAAAGCAGGATTAATTATAAAATATATCGACCAGGAATTACCAAAAGAAAGGGCTCTAATAGAATATGATGGTATTGAAACATGGGTATATGAAAATGAAAAAGTAGGAGAATGTACAATTAATAAAATTGATAGAAACTTAAATCAAATAGAATTAAGATGTGCAGGAAAAAATTATTTTTTATCTATAGGATTTTCAAATTATGTTAAAATAAATAATGAAGAAAAGAAAATTGGCCAGAATTTAAAAGAAAAGGATTTTCTATTATATTATGGAATAAAAAAAGAAAATAACCAACAAAAAGAATTTATAGTTATAGCAAAAAATGTTTCTGATATTAATATAAAAGATGGAAAAATAAAAACAGAAAAACTCGAATCAATAAAAAAAGGAATAAATTCAAAAACAAAGTTAGAATGGGAAAAATTTAAAGAAGCAATAAAAAAAGATACAGCAACAGAATTAGGAATTCAACAGAATAATATCCTTATAATAGAAAAATCAAAAACAGAAGAAAGTTATACCTTTAATGAACCAGTCATAATAGAAAAAGCAGATTATGAAGAAAATACAAATAATATTAATGATTATTTTTCAAAAGCAAAGGATTATGTTGACATAATCGTTAAGGATTATGGAAAGGAAAAAATAGATGCAGGAGAATATGCAGGAGAATATTATGGGGCACTAGCTTTATATGAATTAGCAGAAACAGCGAAAATTATTGGAAAGCAAAAAACACAAATAGAATTATTGAATAAATTAATAGATCAATATTCAGATTCTAAATTGGTAAATAAAGTCCAAGATGAAATAGCGAAATCTTCTTTATTAGATTTTTCTTCATCAAGTTTATTTTTTGAACACCAAGGAGAAACGCATCTTATAACATTGAAAAACATAAAATATCCTAATAAAGAAGAAGTAAGCGCAAAATTTGATATTTATGATAATGAAGGAAGAATAAAAAAATCATATACAGATATCGGGTTAGTTGGATTAGGAGAAATTATTTATCAGGATGAAAATATTTCTATTATATTAGGAAGTATAGAAAAAGAATCTGCAAAAATTTCTTATAAATACAAAACGAAAGAAAATGAGTGGATAGAAAAAGAAATAAAAGTAAATTTAAATGAACAAAATCCAAAACTTATACAAGAAGGAAATATAAAAATAAAATTAGTTGATATAAATGCAAATTATCTAGCAAAAATAAAATTAATTCCTAAAACAAATTTTGGAAGAACCGAAACCAATTTTGCTGTTTCTATAGGAATAGAAAAAAGAGCAATAAAATTAACACCAGAAAAAACAAAAGAAAGAATAGAAAATATAAATAAAACATTAGAGCAAGTTGAAAAAATTTCTAATAACTTAAACAATGTTGTTAAAACATGGACAAAGACTTGTATTGCTACAGCTACTATATTAAACATAAAAAATATGTTTGCAAACATAGGAGGAAAAGCAACAGCAAGAACATATGTTATGACTTCAAAGGGAGGTTGGAATGAAAGATGTGCAGAATTAGTTGTAAAAGGAGAACACAAAAGTTTAGATGAGTGTTTTTATAAAAATAAAGATAAAATAAATAAAGATGTTGAAAAAGTTACAGAAATAATAAATGAAATAAATCAAAAGATAGAATCAGCACAATCTTCAGGAAATACCCAAAAAGAAATTGCTAAAAATTTAACACAATATTTCTATCAAGAAATAAAAAATGATAATAACCTAAATCAAACCTTTAATTCAATAAATACTATTAATGATTTAATAGAAAAAGGATATTTAACAGTTTATGATATGAGAGAAATTATTTTTTATTCAAAAACAAAAAATGCTAGTATTCCTTTAGAAGAGAATAAAATTAATTCTTTGGTTGAGCAAATAAAAAAATTAAAAGAAAATGATGAAAGAGAAAATAGTATTTCAAAAGAATTTGAAAACGTTGGTTATAAAGGAGCAATACCTATATTTTTGTCTGATAATGCTAGAAAAATTAATGCAAAGATAATAGAAAAAAATGAAAGTAAATATGTAACAATTGTAAAAAATAATTGTTTATATGCTGTTCCTGTGAGATTGCTAGGTGAAGGAAGTAGCGAATATATTATTAATTCAAATGAATTTAATAATGGCGAATTATCTTCAATAAATACAAGTTGTGAAAAATTAAAGTATAATGATATAAAAGATATAATTTTTGTTTCTTCAGGAGAGTGTAAAAATACTTATCAAATAATAAACAAAAAAATTGCTGTTTATGATACAGAGCCATTTAAAGGAATGCCTAAATTAGTTCCTTTTGATTTAAAGCAAGGTTGGTATATTGCAACAAAACCTTCTTTATCTTTTTTAGGAGCAACTTCTTCTAAACCTTATTCAAGTTCAGGAATGTTATCAACATTTTATTTATGTAATGTTGGATCTAATGGAAAAGAAGAATTTGAATCTGGTGGTGATGATATATGTACGAGAATAGACATGAACTCAAATCAGCCATTAGATCAATTACCATGTGCATTAAGTCAAAATGAAGCAAAACAATTAATAATAAAAGGAATAAATACAGTAGAAAAAGTATCAAAAGCTTATCTAAATGGAGAAAAAGGTATAATCATTGATGGAAATTATTTTGTTTTTGAAAGAGCTGTAAATATTCCAAATGGGAACTGCTATGATTATATGTCTGTTGAAGATTGTGCTATATTATTTAATGTCTGTGATCCTGTTATGTGTCCTGCTTCAAGATGTAATTTAGGTGGAACATGGCCAACACAAAATGTTATCCAAGAAGGAATAATAGGAAGTTTAGTTTTGTGTTTACCTAATTTTGGTTCTCCTTCTGAAGGAAAGGTTTTAGTTCCTGTATGTTTGACAGGAGTTAATGCAGGATTACAAGCATATTCTTCTTTATTAAAAGCACATAGGGATTGTTTACAAGAAAATTTAAATACAGGAAGAATGGTAGGGATGTGTGATGAAATATACAGTATTTATTTATGTGATTTAACATGGAGACAACTAGTTCCTCTTTTAAGATATGGTTTTCCTAAATTCTTAGGATTATTAGCAGGAAAATCAACATCTTATGGTGGAGGAGAATATCTAACCATAAATGACGCATGGAAAAATATGGAAAATTCTTTTAATTATTTCACTAATTATTATGGAATAAATGTTATGCAAGCGTTTAAAGAAAGAACAACAAAAAATATACAAACAGAGATATGCAAAAGTTTTATTTCTGCTAATTATCCTTCTGTTTCAGATGTTTTTGATAAATTGGCAGAACCACCAAGTCCTGTACAATTTTATGCTACTTTAGATCAAATACCTTATACAGATGTTACAACAACAGAAACAACACATTATAAAGTTTATTATCATATTTATGCAGGAAAAGATTCAGGAGTTTATTATTCTATTTACTTAAAGGCAACTTCTGCATCAACACAATTCTTTAATTTAAAAGAAACCATGTTAGTAACAACAGGATACGTAAAGCAAGGAGAATATGCTTCTGAGACGAAAGATTTCTTAGGACCAGCTGGATATGATGAATTATGTGTAAAAATAAATAACCAAGAAAAATGTGGTTTTAAGCAAGTGACAACAGATTTTACAATAAATTATTTAAAAGATAAATATGTAGAACAACAAGTTAAAAATAAAGAGATTAATTCAGAAGAAGAATGTGTTTATGGAACTTCAAGTTATTATAGTTTAGCTAATTTAAATTTACAAGAAGGAATTTCATCTTATACTAATCCTGATATTTCAAATATAGGAATAATAAGAGTTTGTTCTACAGGAGAACCTTCTAAAGATATTTATTCTAGTGCTTCAAAAGAAGGAAGATGGATTGCTGTAGGCTGGTGTGATAAAAGTAAGAACATAAAATGCTGGCTTGACACAGAATCTGTAAAAAACGCTATACAAAACATAGAACTAAGAAATCAAACAATAAAAACCTTACAAGAATATGAAAAGGAAGTTTTTGAAAAATTAAAACAACAAGAAGGAATAGTTTTTAATGAAGAACAAAATTATAAAGAATTAAAAGAAAAAGATAAATCAAAAGAACCTTCTAATGATTATTTACAAAAATTAAAAGAATTCTTGCAAAAATCTTCTTTAGACAATAGAAAAGCAGAATTATTATATAATACATATAAAATATATGAAAATTTAGTAAAAGAAGAATATAAAAAGTATACTTTAAGAAAAATAGTTAGCGTTATTGCAGAAGATATAAAAGAAGGCAAAAGTCAGAATGGCCAAACAAGCCTAGACAATAATCAATTATCTTATGAAGATGAAAAGAATAATGGTGAAAAAATAAAAATATTGAAATCAAGAAAAGAAACTGGATTATACTTTAATTATCCTGCTGGAGACTTATATTTAGATAGAAAATTTTTAGGAACAGATTTCTTTGTAGAGGATGTTCAAATAGGATATTTTGATATCATAGGAAATTTAAATTTAATAAAAGATTATGAAAAAGAATTAAAAAATTTAGATTTAATTAAAAAAGATTTAGAAAGTGTATATAACCTATATATTCAAGAAAAATGCTTTTTAGAAGAAGAACCTCTTTATTATCCATTAGAACCAGATTATAATTATATTACAAATAATGTTATTGTTGGTTATGCAATTTCTTCTACAACACAAAATAAAGAAAAAAAATTTTGTTTAAAATGTAGTGAAGGATGTAAAAGTAATTATGAACTTAATTCTGTATATAAAAAAAGATATGAAGAGTATAAAGAATATTTTAATAAATATGCAAAGAAAAATCTTCCAGAAGGTTTTGATGAAGAATCTTTTAAAGCTTTATTAGCTGCTATTGTTTCAGCAGAATCTAAGATGGGTTATCAATTAGATTTAGAAAAAAGCAACAAAAATAAAGCAATATATATTAAAAATGATACACATTTTGCTGGTTATAAAAACACAATTAACAAAGGACCAGATTCACAATTATCACTGTTATCTTCTGAATTAAAAAGTGCTTTTGAAGGAAAAAATAGTTATTACTTATATAACCAATGCTCTAATTTAAAAGATGAATACCAAAAAGCTTTTTGTATAATTTATATATTTAAATATAAACTAAGCCAAGGAGAAATAAAAGATAAAAATCTATTATATTTTTATAGTTTAAGAATTATTGATTATTCAGGAATTTATAGGGATTATTTTTGTTCTAATAAGAAAAAAACTTCTTCTTCAGAAGAAGAAAACGAAATATCTAATGAAGAAAAAGAAAGAATTAAAAAAATAATAGAAAATGTAAAGAACTATGGAATAGATGGTGATAATAAAAAATGTAAATGTGTTGATTATTGTGAAGATATTTCTGAAAATATATTAAAATATTCAAAAGAAAATGGAATTGATCCTTTATTAACACTTGCAGTAATAATACAAGAATCCGAATGTAAAAAAGATGTTTCTATCGGTTCTTCTTATGGTTTAATGCAAATTAGTTTTAATAAATGGAAAGATAAATTTAATTTGAAATCTAAAGAAGAATTGAAAGATACTGAAATAAATATAAAAATAGGAACAGCAATTTTGAAGGAAATGTATGATGCATATAAAAATGGAAAACAATTTAGTAATGCATGCAGCGAGGAATATAGATCAAAGATATATTATGGATGGCAAGCTGCTTTAAGAGGATATAATGGTTGGAAATGTAATCCAAAATACCCAGAACAAGATAAATATGTAGAGCAAGTATGGAGTAGGTATGAAAAGTTAAAAGAAATAGAGAAAGAACTTTCTTAA